One genomic region from uncultured Cohaesibacter sp. encodes:
- a CDS encoding NAD-dependent epimerase/dehydratase family protein, with product MKRVFITGTAGFIGFHLAKLLLAEGFAVHGYDAMTDYYDVRLKERRHAMLRQNEHFQATVGMLEDADLLNRVMEEFQPDVIVHLAGQAGVRYSMENPRSYLESNIVGSFNILEAANQLKVDHLLMASTSSVYGANEVQPFRETDKVDLQVSFYAATKKSCESMAHSYAHLWGLPVTMFRFFTVYGPWGRPDMALFKFTDAILDGRPIDIYNNGEMYRDFTYIDDLVRAIHLLIDAVPERPEDGQVDEGDSLSPVAPYRVVNIGNSNKVRLLDFVDAIEGELGIKAERNYLPMQKGDVYETYANCDLLKSLTDYAPKTDIRAGVGKFVHWFRDYYDK from the coding sequence TTGAAACGCGTCTTCATTACGGGCACCGCCGGCTTCATCGGTTTTCATCTCGCCAAATTGCTCCTTGCCGAAGGTTTTGCTGTGCATGGCTATGATGCCATGACCGACTATTACGACGTGAGACTGAAAGAGCGTCGCCACGCCATGTTGCGGCAGAACGAGCATTTTCAGGCAACCGTCGGCATGCTGGAAGATGCGGACTTGCTCAACCGGGTGATGGAGGAGTTCCAGCCCGATGTGATCGTGCATCTGGCAGGTCAGGCTGGCGTGCGCTACAGCATGGAAAATCCCCGCTCCTATCTGGAATCCAATATTGTTGGCAGCTTCAATATTCTCGAAGCCGCCAACCAGCTCAAGGTCGACCATCTCTTGATGGCCTCCACCTCTTCGGTCTATGGCGCCAATGAGGTTCAGCCCTTCCGCGAAACAGACAAGGTGGATCTGCAGGTCTCCTTCTATGCCGCCACAAAGAAATCCTGCGAGAGCATGGCCCATTCCTATGCCCATTTGTGGGGGCTGCCGGTGACCATGTTCCGTTTCTTTACGGTCTATGGCCCGTGGGGACGACCAGACATGGCGCTGTTCAAATTCACCGATGCCATTCTCGATGGCCGCCCGATCGACATCTATAACAATGGTGAAATGTATCGCGATTTCACCTATATCGACGATCTGGTGCGCGCCATTCACCTGCTGATTGACGCGGTGCCCGAACGCCCGGAAGATGGTCAGGTAGACGAAGGGGACAGTCTGTCTCCTGTTGCCCCTTATCGCGTGGTCAATATCGGCAATTCCAATAAAGTACGCCTGCTTGATTTCGTCGATGCCATCGAAGGGGAGCTGGGCATCAAGGCCGAGCGCAACTATCTGCCCATGCAGAAGGGCGATGTCTATGAGACCTATGCCAACTGCGATCTGCTCAAATCACTGACCGATTATGCGCCAAAAACCGATATTCGCGCTGGCGTTGGCAAATTCGTACACTGGTTCCGCGATTATTACGACAAGTGA
- a CDS encoding malonyl-CoA decarboxylase has product MAAKSFLSDMLQRIANAGPFLSSKAAMTPDHLIPLCKELVGDKGEASGLKNALKILEIYEAASEEERHSFFVKIAEEFGVDHDALAKAVAQWEPGDHAAARELYFAAEPKSQELIRRLNRVPGSTARLVNMRADLLNYVKAEPELKSLDHDFQHLFSAWFNRGFLEIERIDWSTSAEILEKIIAYEAVHRIHGWDDLRQRVADPDRRLFAFFHPAMPTDPLIFVEVALTREIPKSIASILEQEREHIEPGAANAAIFYSISNCQVGLRGISFGNFLIKQVVAELQKEFPALHTFVTLSPVPGFRRWVKSAIENEDPLLKPEERAVLEQLGDDELPADDFVQRLAARYLVNARSKKGTAYDPVANFHLGNGALLHKVHANADHSERGRSISWGVMVNYLYDENKIEEHHQAYATDGTVAASSEVKSLANAKVKLAPAATAKAATPTKAETA; this is encoded by the coding sequence ATGGCAGCCAAGAGTTTTCTCAGTGACATGCTTCAACGCATTGCAAATGCAGGCCCCTTCCTGTCGTCCAAGGCGGCTATGACACCGGATCATTTGATCCCGCTTTGCAAGGAACTGGTCGGCGACAAGGGTGAAGCATCAGGACTGAAAAACGCGCTCAAGATTCTCGAGATCTATGAAGCAGCCTCTGAAGAAGAACGCCACAGCTTTTTCGTCAAGATCGCGGAAGAATTCGGCGTTGATCACGATGCGCTGGCAAAGGCCGTCGCACAATGGGAACCGGGAGATCATGCAGCCGCTCGCGAGCTTTATTTCGCTGCCGAGCCCAAAAGTCAGGAACTCATCCGTCGCCTCAATCGCGTGCCCGGATCAACGGCACGGCTCGTGAATATGCGCGCCGATCTGCTGAATTATGTGAAAGCCGAGCCAGAGCTCAAGAGTCTGGATCATGATTTCCAGCATCTGTTTTCTGCATGGTTCAACCGTGGATTCCTCGAAATCGAACGGATTGACTGGTCTACGTCAGCCGAGATACTCGAAAAGATCATCGCCTATGAAGCGGTACACCGTATCCATGGGTGGGATGATCTGCGCCAGCGTGTGGCCGATCCGGACCGGCGTTTATTTGCCTTCTTCCATCCGGCAATGCCAACAGATCCGCTGATCTTTGTGGAAGTGGCGCTAACGCGTGAAATCCCCAAATCCATTGCCTCCATTTTGGAGCAGGAGAGGGAGCATATTGAACCGGGCGCAGCCAATGCCGCGATTTTCTATTCTATCTCCAACTGTCAGGTCGGCTTGCGCGGCATTTCCTTTGGCAACTTTTTGATCAAGCAGGTTGTCGCCGAGCTGCAGAAGGAATTCCCGGCTCTGCATACCTTTGTCACCCTGTCTCCGGTGCCCGGCTTCCGCCGTTGGGTCAAGAGTGCCATTGAAAATGAGGATCCGCTTCTCAAGCCCGAAGAACGCGCGGTTCTGGAACAGCTTGGCGATGATGAGCTGCCAGCAGATGATTTCGTCCAGCGTCTGGCTGCTCGTTATCTGGTCAATGCCCGCAGCAAGAAGGGCACGGCCTATGATCCTGTTGCCAACTTCCATCTTGGGAACGGGGCGCTGCTGCACAAGGTTCATGCCAATGCCGACCATTCCGAGCGCGGCAGAAGCATCAGCTGGGGTGTGATGGTCAACTATCTCTATGACGAGAATAAAATTGAAGAGCACCATCAGGCTTATGCAACAGACGGAACGGTTGCTGCGTCCTCTGAAGTCAAGTCTCTGGCCAACGCCAAAGTCAAGCTGGCACCGGCTGCAACTGCCAAGGCCGCCACGCCAACCAAAGCAGAAACGGCTTGA
- a CDS encoding cache domain-containing protein gives MMRFTIAKRLYLLVGLFFVGLSVLTITMDTSFRAELTDQKAAELESLVDAAANVAQSKYDLFKAGELSEDEAKQAAAKAIEAMRYRGKEYFWINDMQNVIVMHAAKPELVGKDLSSLKDANDVAIFPTFVKTVKAEGRGFVGYMWPKAGSDTAVDKLSYVKGFAPWGWVIGTGVYMDDLQAILWTNSKIMFGIGGFVLLICLLAGWFTVRSIISPLEALKGTMLSLASNETVTDIPAEGRRDELGEMAEAVKTFRDMGSERRQLAIQQEKDQAAQAERQGRIDQLIASFRQEASQELHVVSEQMQRLQATANNLADLSESSAVRSHQAQDAATLASSNVQTVAAASEEFSASIGEIARQVDQATNAVNTAMITTGAANDRVGSLAEAAQQIGDVVSLIRDIAEQTNLLALNATIEAARAGEMGKGFAVVAAEVKELANQTSKATEQISAQINAIQGETQEAVHSIEEIGTTIEQVNSYTASISEAVQQQNLATNEIANSIQEAARGTTALSQDISVVSGAVGQTHSAVDEVNTVSRDVNACADGLANTVDQFLLKVSKA, from the coding sequence ATGATGCGTTTTACCATTGCTAAACGGCTGTATTTGCTAGTGGGTCTGTTTTTTGTCGGTCTTTCTGTGCTGACCATCACAATGGACACGAGCTTCCGCGCGGAGCTAACGGATCAGAAAGCGGCAGAGCTTGAAAGCCTCGTCGATGCTGCAGCCAATGTCGCCCAGTCGAAGTATGATCTCTTCAAGGCCGGAGAATTGAGCGAGGACGAAGCCAAACAGGCTGCGGCCAAGGCAATTGAGGCGATGCGCTACCGTGGCAAAGAGTATTTCTGGATCAATGACATGCAGAACGTCATCGTGATGCATGCGGCCAAGCCGGAACTGGTTGGCAAGGATCTCTCAAGCCTCAAGGACGCAAATGATGTCGCCATCTTCCCGACATTCGTGAAAACCGTAAAGGCCGAAGGACGCGGATTTGTAGGCTATATGTGGCCCAAGGCTGGCTCGGACACAGCCGTTGACAAGCTTTCCTACGTGAAGGGTTTTGCCCCTTGGGGATGGGTCATTGGCACAGGCGTCTATATGGATGACCTGCAGGCGATCCTTTGGACAAATTCCAAGATCATGTTTGGCATTGGTGGTTTCGTATTGTTGATCTGTCTTCTCGCTGGCTGGTTTACCGTCCGGTCCATCATTTCGCCCCTGGAGGCGTTGAAAGGGACGATGTTGTCGCTGGCTTCAAACGAAACGGTTACCGACATTCCGGCAGAAGGGCGCCGTGATGAGTTGGGAGAAATGGCCGAAGCGGTCAAAACGTTCCGTGATATGGGCTCCGAGCGCAGACAGCTTGCTATCCAGCAGGAGAAAGATCAGGCGGCACAGGCCGAGCGTCAGGGCCGGATTGATCAGTTGATCGCATCCTTCCGCCAGGAAGCCAGCCAGGAACTGCATGTGGTATCAGAGCAAATGCAACGCCTGCAGGCGACCGCCAACAATCTGGCGGATTTGTCGGAATCCTCTGCAGTACGCTCTCATCAGGCCCAGGATGCCGCAACTCTTGCGTCTTCGAATGTGCAGACGGTGGCTGCGGCCAGTGAGGAATTTTCCGCCTCCATCGGCGAAATCGCCCGACAGGTCGATCAGGCCACCAACGCCGTCAATACGGCAATGATCACCACAGGCGCAGCCAATGATCGCGTTGGAAGTCTGGCCGAGGCTGCACAGCAGATTGGGGACGTTGTCAGCCTCATTCGCGATATTGCAGAACAGACCAACCTGTTGGCGCTGAATGCCACCATCGAGGCGGCTCGTGCTGGGGAAATGGGTAAGGGCTTTGCCGTCGTGGCAGCCGAAGTGAAAGAACTGGCCAATCAGACCAGCAAGGCAACCGAGCAGATCTCTGCCCAGATCAACGCCATTCAGGGTGAAACGCAGGAAGCGGTGCATTCCATCGAGGAAATCGGCACCACAATCGAGCAGGTCAACAGCTATACGGCGTCGATCTCCGAAGCCGTCCAGCAGCAGAATCTGGCGACCAACGAAATCGCCAACTCCATTCAGGAAGCCGCCAGAGGCACAACGGCTCTCAGTCAGGATATCAGCGTGGTTTCAGGTGCTGTCGGCCAGACCCATAGCGCGGTGGATGAGGTCAATACCGTGTCCAGAGATGTGAATGCCTGTGCTGACGGACTGGCCAATACGGTGGATCAGTTCCTGCTCAAAGTATCAAAAGCATAG
- a CDS encoding class I SAM-dependent methyltransferase, translating into MAQRRGGQSSRQGNPKGGAKAASGGKRGATGASRGKDERGGRSNFSGRKPEFKPGRIVKHGDRDKSQSKNASKSQSQTQGKALHEVREPFVLPPRPEGPQPRRAPFALMVTKPWQDYALLDMGHGRKLERYGPYAIVRPEPQAMGSPRLGADVWDAADAFFTGDLEEEGPGRWRYPSPLGETWETSWDDIRFYGRFTAFRHVGFFPEQAAHWAWMDKQIRSAYLGRAPRVLNLFGYSGVASLVAARAGAEVTHVDASKKAVGYGKENQMLAGLDDKPIRWIVDDAMKFVQREIRRGNVYDGILLDPPKFGRGPKGEVWQLFEMLPEMLDACRQILSKEALFYTLTCYAMRASYAAFDELMIEVMTGQGGIVESGELMIAEEGGARTLNTSIYTRWRPLTKQEEADQ; encoded by the coding sequence ATGGCACAGCGGCGCGGCGGACAGTCTTCCAGACAGGGAAACCCCAAAGGCGGGGCAAAAGCGGCCTCAGGCGGCAAACGCGGCGCTACGGGTGCTTCGCGCGGCAAGGACGAGCGCGGCGGACGCAGCAACTTTTCAGGCCGCAAACCTGAGTTCAAACCGGGCCGTATTGTCAAACATGGCGACCGGGACAAATCCCAGTCGAAAAATGCTTCCAAGTCCCAAAGTCAAACGCAGGGAAAAGCGCTCCATGAAGTGCGTGAACCCTTTGTGCTGCCACCCCGTCCAGAAGGCCCCCAGCCGCGCAGGGCCCCCTTCGCACTGATGGTCACCAAGCCTTGGCAGGACTATGCCCTGCTGGATATGGGGCACGGTCGCAAGCTGGAACGCTACGGCCCTTACGCCATCGTGCGCCCCGAACCGCAGGCCATGGGCAGTCCGCGTCTGGGGGCGGACGTCTGGGATGCTGCCGATGCATTTTTCACTGGCGATTTGGAAGAAGAGGGGCCGGGCCGCTGGCGCTATCCGTCTCCTCTGGGTGAAACCTGGGAAACCAGCTGGGATGATATCCGATTTTACGGGCGCTTCACGGCCTTTCGCCATGTGGGCTTCTTCCCCGAGCAGGCCGCTCATTGGGCCTGGATGGACAAGCAAATTCGCTCCGCTTATCTGGGGCGCGCACCGCGGGTGCTCAACCTGTTTGGCTATTCCGGCGTTGCCTCGCTGGTTGCGGCCCGTGCAGGCGCCGAGGTAACCCATGTGGATGCCTCCAAGAAGGCTGTGGGCTATGGCAAGGAAAACCAGATGCTTGCCGGTCTTGATGACAAGCCCATCCGCTGGATTGTCGATGACGCCATGAAATTCGTTCAGCGCGAAATCCGGCGTGGCAATGTCTATGACGGCATTCTGCTCGATCCGCCCAAATTCGGGCGCGGGCCCAAGGGCGAAGTCTGGCAATTGTTTGAAATGCTACCCGAGATGCTGGATGCCTGCCGACAGATCCTGTCGAAAGAAGCGCTTTTCTATACACTTACCTGCTACGCCATGCGCGCGTCCTATGCGGCTTTTGATGAGCTGATGATCGAGGTGATGACCGGGCAGGGTGGGATCGTGGAATCCGGTGAGTTGATGATTGCCGAGGAGGGCGGAGCCCGCACGCTCAATACCTCGATTTATACCCGCTGGCGACCACTCACAAAGCAAGAGGAGGCGGACCAATGA